One genomic window of Conger conger chromosome 9, fConCon1.1, whole genome shotgun sequence includes the following:
- the smap2 gene encoding stromal membrane-associated protein 2: MTGKSVKDIDRYQTVLTSLLSQEENKFCADCKAKGPRWASWNLGIFICIRCAGIHRNLGVHISRVKSVNLDQWTHEQIQCVQEMGNGKARRLYEAFLPECFQRPETDQAAEAFIRDKYEKKKYIDKCINIQTFRKEKSSDSVAKEAPVVFEKMKPKREELQQIRITPKKPSLPVTDLLGLDTPAPVAAVPNGRPSPAVSHSMDLFGSMATPASNSANSTPASGSMPTGRGASSVPENLSLFLDPPTKTEESGKLSKDSILSLYSTVTPQAHNMAAHGGMYMTPAQMGYAPTGYGGYPAQAVQGGMMGGMLGHQVVAPQQGVPTSSAYMPGAQAGMMGVQNGMMGGMAALPQQMYGLQQTQQLQWNIAQMTQHMAGVNFYGANSMMGYSQPMGGAAAPGSGHIVGSHVWK; the protein is encoded by the exons ATGACGGGTAAATCTGTGAAAGACATCGACAGATATCAGACTGTGCTCACCTCTCTCCTTTCGCAGGAGGAAAATAAATTCTGCGCTGACTGTAAAGCCAAAG GTCCCCGATGGGCTTCCTGGAATCTGGGAATATTCATCTGCATCCGCTGTGCAGGAATCCACCGGAATCTGGGTGTGCACATCTCCCGGGTCAAGTCTGTCAACCTGGACCAGTGGACCCACGAGCAGatccag TGTGTCCAGGAGATGGGGAATGGCAAGGCCCGTCGCCTATATGAAGCCTTCCTCCCAGAGTGCTTCCAGCGGCCAGAAACAGACCA AGCTGCAGAGGCCTTCATCAGGGACAAGTATGAGAAGAAGAAGTACATTGACAAGTGCATCAACATCCAGACCTTCAGG AAAGAGAAGAGCAGTGATTCTGTTGCCAAAGAGGCACCTGTTGTATTTGAGAAAATGAAACCG AAGAGGGAGGAGTTGCAGCAGATCAGGATCACCCCAAAGAAACCAAGTCTACCAGTCACTGACCTCTTAGGACTAG ATACCCCTGCTCCAGTGGCTGCTGTTCCTAATGGGAGACCCAGCCCGGCCGTGTCCCACTCAATGGACCTGTTCGGCTCCATGGCCACGCCCGCCTCCAACTCCGCCAACAGCACG CCTGCTTCCGGGTCCATGCCCACAGGCCGGGGGGCCAGCTCGGTACCAGAGAACCTCAGCCTGTTCCTGGACCCACCGACCAAGACCGAGGAGAGCGGGAAGCTGTCAAAGGACTCCATCCTGTCGCTTTACAGCACAGTAACGCCACAGGCCCACAACATGGCCGCACACG GTGGCATGTACATGACCCCGGCTCAGATGGGCTACGCTCCGACAGGGTATGGCGGTTACCCGGCCCAGGCGGTGCAGGGGGGCATGATGGGAGGCATGCTGGGACACCAGGTCGTGGCCCCGCAGCAGGGCGTACCCACCTCCTCGGCCTACATGCCCGGAGCGCAGGCAGGGATGATGGGGGTGCAGAACGGCATGATGGGAGGGATGGCGGCCCTACCTCAGCAGATGTACGGACTGCAGCAGACCCAGCAGTTACAGTGGAACATCGCCCAG ATGACTCAGCACATGGCTGGCGTGAACTTCTATGGTGCAAACAGCATGATGGGATACAGTCAGCCCATGGGCGGAGCTGCAGCACCAGGCTCCGGTCACATTGTGGGGTCACATGTGTGGAAATGA